A stretch of the Neodiprion lecontei isolate iyNeoLeco1 chromosome 4, iyNeoLeco1.1, whole genome shotgun sequence genome encodes the following:
- the LOC124294158 gene encoding pancreatic triacylglycerol lipase-like isoform X2, whose product MKTKAMILHHVVTYAERGDHNVLAVDYGDIAAMSWAFAFRSFEGILYQLIRTLNQLVDGGLNPTTLHIVGHSYGAQIAGNIGRNVNFVVPKIVALDAAYPRFPETEVHSLRKTDAEFVLVIYTEAGIFGITYPAGHVDFFPNRGESPQPGCELTEGGATARITEIVCSHQRSCSFYGESLRNTDAFYGRGCDSYEEFEAGLCSSNATVVMGYETPTTARGTFTLQTNSASPYGRGISGATYEA is encoded by the exons ATGAAGACGAAAGCGATGATATTGCATCACGTtgtaa CATACGCGGAAAGGGGTGACCACAATGTGCTGGCAGTGGATTACGGAGACATTGCCGCAATGTCTTGGGCTTTTGCTTTCCGAAGCTTCGAAGGCATCCTCTACCAGCTAATCAGGACCCTGAACCAACTGGTGGACGGCGGACTGAACCCGACGACTCTGCACATCGTCGGTCACTCTTACGGAGCTCAGATAGCTGGAAACATCGGAAGGAACGTGAATTTCGTAGTGCCGAAAATTGTAG CTCTGGACGCTGCCTATCCCAGGTTTCCGGAGACCGAAGTTCACAGTCTTCGAAAGACCGACGCCGAGTTCGTCCTCGTGATTTACACCGAGGCTGGTATATTTGGTATTACCTACCCCGCTGGACACGTTGACTTCTTTCCAAATCGCGGAGAGAGCCCTCAGCCAGGATGCGAACTTACCGAAGGTGGAGCCACGGCACGAATCACCGAAA TAGTCTGCAGCCACCAAAGATCATGTTCTTTCTACGGCGAGTCGTTGCGCAACACGGATGCGTTTTACGGACGGGGTTGCGATTCGTACGAAGAATTTGAGGCAGGTTTATGCAGCTCTAACGCGACAGTGGTGATGGGGTACGAGACACCAACCACGGC GCGTGGAACATTCACTCTTCAAACCAACAGTGCATCGCCGTACGGTCGTGGAATCAGCGGTGCCACTTATGAGGCGTAA
- the LOC124294158 gene encoding pancreatic triacylglycerol lipase-like isoform X1, translating to MRKYAKYYINICSTVAGRKVLISPKTSSHDEDESDDIASRSYAERGDHNVLAVDYGDIAAMSWAFAFRSFEGILYQLIRTLNQLVDGGLNPTTLHIVGHSYGAQIAGNIGRNVNFVVPKIVALDAAYPRFPETEVHSLRKTDAEFVLVIYTEAGIFGITYPAGHVDFFPNRGESPQPGCELTEGGATARITEIVCSHQRSCSFYGESLRNTDAFYGRGCDSYEEFEAGLCSSNATVVMGYETPTTARGTFTLQTNSASPYGRGISGATYEA from the exons ATGCGCAAATATgcgaaatattatataaacatCTGTTCCACAGTTGCTGGAAGAAAGGTTCTCATTTCTCCCAAAACATCGAGTCACGATGAAGACGAAAGCGATGATATTGCATCACGTt CATACGCGGAAAGGGGTGACCACAATGTGCTGGCAGTGGATTACGGAGACATTGCCGCAATGTCTTGGGCTTTTGCTTTCCGAAGCTTCGAAGGCATCCTCTACCAGCTAATCAGGACCCTGAACCAACTGGTGGACGGCGGACTGAACCCGACGACTCTGCACATCGTCGGTCACTCTTACGGAGCTCAGATAGCTGGAAACATCGGAAGGAACGTGAATTTCGTAGTGCCGAAAATTGTAG CTCTGGACGCTGCCTATCCCAGGTTTCCGGAGACCGAAGTTCACAGTCTTCGAAAGACCGACGCCGAGTTCGTCCTCGTGATTTACACCGAGGCTGGTATATTTGGTATTACCTACCCCGCTGGACACGTTGACTTCTTTCCAAATCGCGGAGAGAGCCCTCAGCCAGGATGCGAACTTACCGAAGGTGGAGCCACGGCACGAATCACCGAAA TAGTCTGCAGCCACCAAAGATCATGTTCTTTCTACGGCGAGTCGTTGCGCAACACGGATGCGTTTTACGGACGGGGTTGCGATTCGTACGAAGAATTTGAGGCAGGTTTATGCAGCTCTAACGCGACAGTGGTGATGGGGTACGAGACACCAACCACGGC GCGTGGAACATTCACTCTTCAAACCAACAGTGCATCGCCGTACGGTCGTGGAATCAGCGGTGCCACTTATGAGGCGTAA
- the LOC107221571 gene encoding pancreatic triacylglycerol lipase, which translates to MRFLYLVFLGLPFAMAARTDYEPCKACIYQATTAKLSGISVRLYTGNDLDTYTEVVVGDAVNLLDKMDLNKPSVVYIFGMLGTPNWKSSQVIIEAYIKRQDHNVVVLNWKEIAGNEYIYIARSVSGVGYTLAKVLDEWVAAGLNSSSIHLVGHSMGGQIAGYAGRYVNFTLPRIVALDPAGPMFYAVLECLNRGDAAFVQVIHTDDGHFGLRHEVGHVEFYPNSGIHLQPGCLTGNGCSHLRACYYYAESLRNEDAFIGRACDDSSSFKIGSCNSNGLSVMGFATPSTTRGKYYLETAAASPYGLGMKGTIYDDSTNVIISTFENFLSTALASW; encoded by the exons ATGCGATTTTTGTACCTCGTGTTTTTGGGGCTGCCGTTCGCCATGGCAGCACGAACAGATTACGAGCCCTGCAAGGCTTGCA TTTACCAAGCTACAACGGCTAAGTTATCAGGCATCAGCGTGCGGTTATATACAGG CAATGACCTCGATACGTACACAGAGGTGGTGGTCGGAGATGCCGTGAACCTGCTAGACAAAATGGACTTGAACAAACCGAGTGTCGTGTACATTTTCGGTATGCTTGGAACTCCAAATTGGAAAAGCAGCCAAGTCATCATCGAGG catATATCAAACGTCAGGATCACAACGTTGTGGTGCTCAACTGGAAGGAAATCGCTGGCAATGAGTACATTTATATTGCTCGGAGCGTTTCTGGTGTCGGATACACCCTGGCCAAAGTTCTCGATGAGTGGGTGGCAGCTGGTTTGAACTCGTCCTCTATCCACCTTGTGGGCCATTCGATGGGAGGCCAAATCGCTGGATACGCTGGGCGTTACGTGAATTTCACTCTGCCTCGAATCGTAG CCTTGGATCCTGCGGGACCCATGTTTTACGCCGTCTTGGAGTGTTTGAACAGAGGCGATGCTGCATTCGTCCAAGTGATCCACACGGATGACGGACACTTTGGACTGCGCCACGAAGTTGGGCACGTGGAATTTTATCCCAACAGTGGTATCCACCTGCAGCCAGGATGTTTGACAGGAA acgGTTGCAGCCACCTTAGAGCCTGTTACTACTATGCCGAATCATTGCGAAATGAGGACGCATTCATTGGCCGTGCCTGCGATGACAGTTCGAGTTTCAAGATAGGTTCATGCAACTCGAATGGTTTATCGGTAATGGGCTTCGCCACACCGTCCACCAC AAGGGGCAAGTATTACCTTGAGACGGCTGCAGCTTCGCCTTACGGTCTAGGAATGAAAGGCACGATATACGACGATTCGACGAATGTGataatttcaacttttgaaaattttctgagCACAGCGCTGGCTTCATGGTAA